GGGGGCGCTCGAAGAGGAGCAGCAACGCTGGCTTGCCGCAAACCTCCGGGACGTGACGGACCCTGTGTTGCTGCGGGCTGCCTTCGAATACTTCCGGGGTGACGCGCTCCTGCCGGGAGTACGTGCAGAGGCCCTGGCCGTGCTGCGCCCCCGCCTCCAGCAACTTGCCGGCGCCGCACCGCAGGAGATGCAGACCCCCCTCCTTCTTCTTCTGGAGCAGAGCTCCCCGGATGCGCCTGTGACGACGGGCGAGCTTCAGGAACTGGAGCGCATCGCCTCCCTGTCGGACTACCGGGCCACGCCCCTTGTCCGGATGCATGCCGAGGCTGAGCGGCTCCTGCAGTCCGTAGGCGTCGCCCGTCCGGAGGCCAGCGCCTTCTCGGCGGTTGTGAGCGAGCTGGCACTCACCGGACCCTACCTTCTCTCGAAGCGTGCAGGGGTGACGGGAGACAAGCTCTCTGCTGCCGAACGTGAGCGGTTGGGGCGTGCGCTGTGGGCCATTGGGGAGCGGGTGGCGGAGGAGTCCACGCTCGTCGAGCACCTGGTGGGGCTGCGTTTGATGAAGCAGGGCGCCGAGATGCTCAAGGAGCCGGAGAGGCTGACGCAGGTGACGGCCGCCATTCACGAGGGGCAGCAGATGATAGGCGTCGCTCCGGCTCTCCAAGTCGCCCGATGGCCCATCCCATCGCTGCAACAAGCGTGGTTGGCCGCGACGCTGGAGAATGAGTGGGCGCACCTGCGGGCCTTCGTTGCGCCATTGAACCATGGGGAGTGAGCCTGGCCCGACTCCATTCCAGGTTTAGCGCGAAGGGCGCCCAATGCAGCGAGAATCACCATTGCGACAGAAGCTCGAAGCGGCCGGTCTCGCCCAGCGTGCAGATGCACTCCTCGCGCTGGTTCGCCCCTCGATTCGCTTGGAGTCGCAGGCTGTCGAAGAGGAGCAGCTTCCGGTGGGGGCCACCAAGCTGGGGGGATGCCCTGACCTGCCAACTGCCAACGCATGGCCGGGAGGCGAGGACGGTGCGCAGGCTTTCATCGCGCAGGTGAACTTCGCCGAGGTGCAGGCGTTTTCGGGGGCAGAGCTACTGCCACGAGCGGGGCTGTTGAGCTTCTTCTACGATGTCCGGAAGGGCGTCTGGGGATTCGACCCGAAGGACAACCAAGGGTGGACCCTCCTTTTCACCCCGCCCGAAGTAGTCCTGCAGCGAGCCGCCATCCCCACAGGGGTGCCGCCCGAGGGCCGCTTCCACGCCTGTAAGATGCGACCCAAATCCCAGGAGGACTTCGCACCCTTGGACTCGGAGGATGTGGAGCGGCTCGCACTTACGAAGGATGAGCGAAGCGCGTACAACGAATTGCTATGTCAGCGCGAACCTGGCTGGACTCACAAGCTGCTGGGGCATCCGGACCCCGTCCAGTATGGAGACATGAGACTGGAGGCCCAGTATGCCTCCAATGGCATCTACTGTGGCGGAAGCAGGGAGGAGGGGGGCCCCATCACTGCCGAACTGCGTGCTGGCGCCTCTGAGTGGGTTCTTCTCCTTCAAATCGACACGGACGAAGGTGCAGGCATGATGTGGGGCGACGTCGGGACTCTCTACGTTTGGATTCGAGAAAAGGACTTGGCCAAGCGCCAGTTCGACCGGTGTTGGTTGATTCTCCAGTGCTGTTGAAGCAGGCGTCCCGAAGGGAGCCAGGCACGGCGGATGCGCCGAGCGC
This window of the Myxococcus xanthus genome carries:
- a CDS encoding YwqG family protein — encoded protein: MRQKLEAAGLAQRADALLALVRPSIRLESQAVEEEQLPVGATKLGGCPDLPTANAWPGGEDGAQAFIAQVNFAEVQAFSGAELLPRAGLLSFFYDVRKGVWGFDPKDNQGWTLLFTPPEVVLQRAAIPTGVPPEGRFHACKMRPKSQEDFAPLDSEDVERLALTKDERSAYNELLCQREPGWTHKLLGHPDPVQYGDMRLEAQYASNGIYCGGSREEGGPITAELRAGASEWVLLLQIDTDEGAGMMWGDVGTLYVWIREKDLAKRQFDRCWLILQCC